One genomic region from Apodemus sylvaticus chromosome 1, mApoSyl1.1, whole genome shotgun sequence encodes:
- the LOC127688352 gene encoding LOW QUALITY PROTEIN: interferon-induced protein with tetratricopeptide repeats 1-like (The sequence of the model RefSeq protein was modified relative to this genomic sequence to represent the inferred CDS: substituted 1 base at 1 genomic stop codon) encodes MSDLEVRIAETEFLDINNSIRMHNLLAYVRHLKGQKEEALQSLREAEALVQREQLCRRSLVTWGNCAWVHHHRGSLAEAQIYLDKVENVCTEFSSPFQYRMECAEMDCEEGWALVKCGKKYYXQVLGCFAKALEVDPENPEYNTGYAVVAYRRDHHDGTSLEPLRTAARLNPGDAYIKVLLALKLQDLGQADEAERHIEETLPRIFSQTYLFVYVGKFYRRKGFVEEALNFLERDLKTHPFCSFFHFQIGLCHKKRLIQIKKATNMKPIGEDRERADQCIDSAIYYFKKTLELKPTYEIVYVNLAETYLESDQLKDAEDNFQKVLSMTNLEDHMQQGIHLQYGNFQQFRKKSEETTITHYLKGLKIQVTSHSRNKLLKALEKLAKRRIDQNVDVVGSLSLLGFVYRLKGDTSEAMSCYEKALRLTGAVSTEF; translated from the coding sequence ATGTCTGATTTGGAAGTAAGAATCGCAGAGACTGAGTTCCTCGATATCAACAACAGCATTAGGATGCACAACCTCCTGGCCTACGTGAGACACCTGAAAGGCCAGAAAGAGGAGGCCCTGCAGAGCTTGAGAGAAGCTGAAGCCTTGGTCCAGAGAGAGCAGTTGTGCAGGAGAAGCCTGGTGACCTGGGGCAACTGTGCCTGGGTGCATCACCACAGGGGCAGCTTGGCCGAAGCCCAGATCTACCTGGACAAGGTGGAGAATGTCTGCACGGAATTTTCAAGTCCCTTTCAATACAGAATGGAGTGTGCTGAGATGGACTGTGAGGAAGGCTGGGCCTTGGTGAAGTGTGGGAAAAAATATTATTAACAAGTCCTGGGCTGCTTTGCAAAGGCTCTGGAAGTGGATCCTGAAAACCCTGAGTACAACACAGGCTATGCAGTGGTAGCCTATCGCCGGGATCACCATGATGGCACTTCTCTAGAACCTTTGAGGACTGCTGCCAGGTTAAATCCAGGAGATGCATACATAAAAGTTCTCCTTGCCCTAAAGCTTCAGGATTTAGGCCAAGCCGATGAAGCAGAAAGACACATTGAGGAAACTCTGCCCAGAATATTCTCTCAGACCTATCTCTTTGTATATGTAGGCAAATTTTACAGAAGGAAAGGTTTTGTGGAAGAAGCTTTAAACTTCCTTGAGAGAGACTTGAAGACACATCCTTTTTGCAGCTTTTTTCACTTCCAGATTGGTCTTTGCCATAAGAAACGACTGATTCAAATAAAGAAAGCCACAAACATGAAACCTATAGGGGAGGATAGAGAAAGAGCAGACCAATGCATTGATTCtgctatatattattttaaaaagactttagaACTGAAACCCACATATGAGATAGTTTATGTTAATCTGGCTGAAACGTACTTAGAGAGTGATCAACTAAAAGACGCAGAGGACAATTTTCAAAAAGTGTTAAGCATGACTAACTTGGAAGATCATATGCAGCAAGGGATTCACTTACAGTATGGCAACTTCCAACAATTCCGTAAGAAATCAGAAGAGACAACAATCACACATTACTTAAAAGGCTTGAAAATACAGGTGACTTCTCACTCCAGGAATAAACTTCTCAAGGCTTTGGAGAAGCTGGCTAAAAGACGCATTGACCAGAATGTTGATGTCGTGGGAAGCTTGAGCCTCCTCGGGTTTGTCTATAGACTGAAAGGGGACACAAGTGAAGCCATGTCATGCTATGAGAAGGCCCTCAGGCTCACAGGAGCAGTGAGCACTGAGTTTTGA